In Stigmatopora argus isolate UIUO_Sarg chromosome 10, RoL_Sarg_1.0, whole genome shotgun sequence, the following proteins share a genomic window:
- the eif3k gene encoding eukaryotic translation initiation factor 3 subunit K isoform X2, with product MSSSFEQMKANVGKLLRGIDRYNPENLSTLERYVETQAMENAYDLEANLAVLKLYQFNPAYFQTNVTSQILLKALTNLPHTDFTLCKCMIDQTHQEEQPIKQILYLGNLLETCQFQSFWAGLENNRELIDGITGFEDSVRKFICHVVGITYQTVERRLLAEMLGDPLDEGDEVKVWMNKYNWTETEDGQVFVFNQEESVKPKNIVEKIDFESVSSIMATSQ from the exons atgtcGTCTTCTTTTGAGCAAATGAAGGCGAACGTAGGCAAACTCCTGCGTGGAATTGACCG GTACAACCCCGAAAACTTGTCGACGTTGGAGCGCTACGTGGAAACGCAAGCCATGGAAAACGCCTACGACTTGGAGGCCAACCTAGCCGTGCTCAAGCT GTACCAGTTCAATCCGGCTTACTTCCAAACCAACGTGACATCCCAGATCCTGCTCAAGGCGCTCACCAACTTGCCTCACACCGACTTTACGCTCTGCAAGTGCATGATTGACCAGACACAC CAAGAGGAACAGCCCATCAAGCAGATCCTCTACCTGGGGAACCTTTTGGAGACATGCCAATTCCAGAGCTTTTGG GCGGGTCTTGAAAATAATCGCGAGTTAATTGACGGAATTACCGGTTTTGAAGACTCTGTCCGCAAAT TCATTTGCCATGTGGTGGGCATCACTTACCAGACTGTAGAGCGCCGCCTGTTGGCTGAAATGCTGGGAGACCCTCTGG ACGAAGGTGACGAGGTGAAGGTATGGATGAACAAGTACAATTGGACGGAGACGGAAGACGGCCAAGTCTTCGTCTTCAACCAGGAGGAGAGCGTCAAGCCCAAGAACATTGTGGAGAAGATCGACTTTGAGA gTGTGTCAAGCATCATGGCTACCTCGCAGTGA
- the eif3k gene encoding eukaryotic translation initiation factor 3 subunit K isoform X1, protein MSSSFEQMKANVGKLLRGIDRYNPENLSTLERYVETQAMENAYDLEANLAVLKLYQFNPAYFQTNVTSQILLKALTNLPHTDFTLCKCMIDQTHQQEEQPIKQILYLGNLLETCQFQSFWAGLENNRELIDGITGFEDSVRKFICHVVGITYQTVERRLLAEMLGDPLDEGDEVKVWMNKYNWTETEDGQVFVFNQEESVKPKNIVEKIDFESVSSIMATSQ, encoded by the exons atgtcGTCTTCTTTTGAGCAAATGAAGGCGAACGTAGGCAAACTCCTGCGTGGAATTGACCG GTACAACCCCGAAAACTTGTCGACGTTGGAGCGCTACGTGGAAACGCAAGCCATGGAAAACGCCTACGACTTGGAGGCCAACCTAGCCGTGCTCAAGCT GTACCAGTTCAATCCGGCTTACTTCCAAACCAACGTGACATCCCAGATCCTGCTCAAGGCGCTCACCAACTTGCCTCACACCGACTTTACGCTCTGCAAGTGCATGATTGACCAGACACAC CAGCAAGAGGAACAGCCCATCAAGCAGATCCTCTACCTGGGGAACCTTTTGGAGACATGCCAATTCCAGAGCTTTTGG GCGGGTCTTGAAAATAATCGCGAGTTAATTGACGGAATTACCGGTTTTGAAGACTCTGTCCGCAAAT TCATTTGCCATGTGGTGGGCATCACTTACCAGACTGTAGAGCGCCGCCTGTTGGCTGAAATGCTGGGAGACCCTCTGG ACGAAGGTGACGAGGTGAAGGTATGGATGAACAAGTACAATTGGACGGAGACGGAAGACGGCCAAGTCTTCGTCTTCAACCAGGAGGAGAGCGTCAAGCCCAAGAACATTGTGGAGAAGATCGACTTTGAGA gTGTGTCAAGCATCATGGCTACCTCGCAGTGA
- the LOC144084051 gene encoding calpain-9, which produces MEMDESPAPMDKSPALSVESGDTLAPPLPDDDVDDAGSACSDELLGSQSRRWLAELMAGDEFEQADPNGERVTLGRDGLFVDYHFPLGELEMRSGVKWKRPKELCSSPEFTVDGASRLDVRQGKLSDCWLLSAIASLAVHQPLLQKVVPPGQTFRDGYNGCFVFRFWQYGQWEEVRIDDLLPTYGNDLVFLSSPEKREFWSSLLEKAYAKLKGGYRALDMGFPHEAMVDMTGGVAEVLSVAVLPRELPTFLAELLAKGALINCANTQGPLEYRNELGIMFRHAYSLTAVEKVQTKYGLVDLVRILNPWGNTEWLGPWSDLQGPEWNTVSLEEQKRLDRIRREDGEFWMSVADFRQNFETMELCHLANLQNDDKVQPWSCAMHHGTWVPHVSAGGSPNGGYFWQNPQFGLVLSQDHNSSENENPQHCAFILALMQKYQRRRGINLSIALHVYPAPDEATPLSPEHLSHLRPCVSSSHYSSRREVVLRSHLPPGRYVVVPSTAEPNQQGAFLLRVLTERSHAATPSERPATHDLTSITAPHYPHQEALPPHKTMMQLFKKHCNKRGFCKPHHLHSLLTEAIQGGVLAGSEKYLVLEHCKSLVVLMDSQGIAQLTWQEFQALWDKIRTWTDIFLVYDKNKTKCLEYKEVAPALKAAGIVVDDLVMQLVGLRYTEPDMTISYPGFLYLVMKLESMIHKFHAYDMVGMGCISLNYRQWLHMTIYN; this is translated from the exons ATGGAAATGGACGAGTCTCCCGCGCCAATGGACAAGTCGCCGGCTTTGAGCGTCGAGTCGGGGGACACCTTGGCGCCCCCTCTGCCGGACGACGACGTAGACGACGCCGGGTCCGCCTGCTCGGACGAGCTGCTGGGTTCCCAGTCTCGCCGGTGGCTGGCCGAACTGATGGCGGGGGACGAGTTCGAACAGGCCGACCCGAACGGAGAGAGGGTCACTCTGGGCCGCGACGGGCTCTTCGTCGACTACCATTTCCCTCTCGGGGAACTCGAGATGAGGTCTGGGGTCAAGTGGAAGCGACCTAAG GAGCTGTGTTCTTCGCCAGAGTTCACCGTAGATGGAGCGTCACGATTGGACGTACGCCAAGGAAAGCTCA GTGATTGCTGGCTGCTCTCCGCCATCGCATCTCTGGCTGTGCACCAGCCTCTCCTCCAGAAGGTGGTTCCGCCCGGACAAACTTTCCGAGACGGCTACAACGGATGCTTCGTCTTCCGG TTCTGGCAATACGGTCAATGGGAGGAAGTCCGAATCGACGACCTGCTACCGACGTACGGCAACGACCTGGTCTTCCTCAGCTCGCCAGAAAAACGAGAGTTCTGGAGCTCCCTTCTGGAAAAAGCCTACGCCAA GCTGAAAGGAGGCTACCGCGCCCTGGACATGGGTTTCCCGCACGAGGCCATGGTGGACATGACGGGGGGCGTCGCCGAGGTTCTGAGCGTGGCCGTGCTCCCCAGGGAGCTTCCGACCTTCCTCGCCGAACTGCTAGCCAAGGGAGCGCTCATCAACTGCGCCAACACCCAG GGGCCTCTGGAGTACAGGAATGAGCTAGGAATCATGTTTCGGCATGCGTACTCCCTGACTGCTGTGGAAAAG GTGCAGACAAAGTATGGTTTGGTGGACCTGGTCCGGATCCTCAACCCGTGGGGGAACACGGAATGGCTGGGTCCGTGGAGCGACCTGCAAGG TCCCGAGTGGAACACCGTGAGTCTCGAGGAGCAAAAAAGACTTGATCGAATCCGACGGGAAGACGGAGAGTTCTG GATGTCGGTGGCTGACTTCCGCCAGAACTTCGAAACAATGGAGTTGTGTCACCTGGCGAACCTTCAAAACGACGACAAAGTGCAACCGTGGTCGTGCGCAATGCATCATGGGACCTGGGTGCCGCACGTGTCCGCCGGGGGGTCTCCCAATGGCG GTTACTTCTGGCAGAATCCCCAGTTTGGCCTGGTGCTTTCTCAAGACCACAATTCAAGTGAAAATGAAAATCCTCAGCACTGTGCCTTCATTTTGGCTCTCATGCAAAAATACCAGCGACGCCGAGGCATCAACCTGTCCATTGCTTTACATGTATACCCG GCCCCCGACGAGGCCACGCCCCTCTCCCCCGAACACCTGAGCCACCTTCGCCCATGCGTGAGCAGCAGCCACTACTCCTCTCGGCGAGAGGTGGTTCTTCGGAGCCACCTCCCGCCGGGGCGCTACGTGGTGGTCCCGTCCACCGCCGAGCCCAATCAGCAGGGAGCCTTCCTGCTTCGCGTGTTGACCGAGCGAAGCCACGCCGCCAC GCCATCTGAACGCCCGGCAACACACGATCTGACTTCAATAACAGCA CCTCATTATCCCCACCAGGAGGCTCTTCCGCCACATAAAACCATGATGCAACTCTTCAAGAAGCACTGCAACAAG AGAGGATTCTGCAAACCGCATCACCTTCATAGCCTCCTTACAGAGGCCATCCAAGGAGGAG TGTTGGCAGGCAGTGAGAAGTACTTGGTCCTGGAACACTGCAAGAGCTTGGTGGTCCTCATGGAT AGTCAAGGAATTGCTCAGCTCACCTGGCAGGAGTTCCAGGCACTCTGGGACAAAATCCGAACGTGGACG GACATCTTCCTGGTCTACGACAAGAACAAGACAAAGTGTCTCGAGTACAAGGAAGTTGCTCCAGCTCTAAAGGCCGCAG GCATTGTCGTGGATGATCTCGTGATGCAGCTGGTGGGACTGAGATACACAGAGCCGGACATGACTATCAGCTACCCTGGCTTCCTCTACCTTGTCATGAAGCTGGAAAGCATGATCC ACAAATTTCACGCGTACGACATGGTGGGAATGGGATGCATCTCACTCAACTACAGACAG TGGCTCCACATGACCATTTACAACTGA